One window of the Cryptococcus gattii WM276 chromosome E, complete sequence genome contains the following:
- a CDS encoding uncharacterized protein (Similar to TIGR gene model, INSD accession AAW43724.1), with translation MQPPPTSLSDVLLPLHRRLADIQSYQLPRLSNFSGPPDMHSELVDELRTDLNSIRRQLGIAKELSLYAPQQSQAHEVEELEREYIRLKSDFRRAMVQSKRALASRQSRAHELRLKSDLEPNSSTDETTRGGEAQSAAELGIGGDDELQTKTNEVTVALRRTTALMQTELERSVLSVQILESSTQTMTLTQSLYETYSSLLASSTQLVRTLEKADTMDRLIIFAALFFFLCVVGWVVKRRVLDRTVGVVIGGVGKGVGWYLGGSWTLIRMALSGGVGSARGHKGLEFADQRIGGGMVDGIEEGVPIPQVGEDSAIGGVKLVPNHDDVPPPAPGSQPSQVQGMEEINKINVERRGGKVEVMPNDQGERIAPSWRQDQGREEL, from the exons ATGCAGCCACCACCGACCTCCCTCTCGGACgtcctccttcctctccaccGCCGTTTAGCCGACATTCAATCCTATCAGCTCCCCCGTCTTTCCAATTTTTCTGGCCCGCCAGACATGCACAGCGAACTTGTTGATGAACTCCGGACAGACCTCAATTCAATAAGACGCCAGCTTGGTATTGCTAAAGAGCTGTCTCTCTATGCCCCTCAGCAGTCCCAGGCACACGAAGTGGAAGAGTTAGAGAGAGAGTATATCCG ATTGAAGTCCGATTTCAGAAGAGCAATGGTCCAGTCCAAAAGGGCCCTTGCATCGAGACAATCTAGAGCACACGAACTTCGTCTCAAATCCGACCTCGAGCCTAATTCGTCCACAGACGAGACAACAAGAGGTGGAGAGGCACAGAGCGCTGCTGAACTCGGTATTGG CGGTGACGATGAATTGCAGACCAAGACGAATGAAGTGACTGTCGCCTTACGGCGAACGACTGCTCTCATGCAGACTGAACTCGAACGCTCTGTTTTATCCGTCCAGATCCTTG AATCTTCTACTCAAACAATGACCCTCACTCAAAGCCTCTACGAAACCTACAGCTCCCTCCTGGCCTCTTCCACGCAGCTCGTTCGCACTCTTGAGAAAGCAGACACAATGGATCGCCTCATCATCTTTGCCgccctcttcttcttcctgtGTGTAGTAGGGTGGGTCGTCAAGAGAAGGGTGCTGGACCGGACAGTCGGCGTGGTAATCGGCGGTGTCGGTAAAGGGGTGGGTTGGTATCTGGGTGGAAGTTGGACGTTGATCCGTATGGCGTTGAGTGGAGGGGTTGGTAGTGCACGTGGTCATAAAGGGCTGGAGTTTGCAGATCAGAGGATTGGAGGTGGGATGGTGGATGGAATCGAGGAAGGCGTGCCGATACCGCAAGTGGGGGAAGATTCTGCTATAGGTGGCGTCAAGCTTGTACCCAACCATGATGACGTCCCGCCTCCTGCGCCTGGAAGTCAACCATCGCAAGTGCAAGGCATGGAAGAAATCAACAAGATCAATGTTGAACGTAGAGGAGGTAAGGTTGAGGTTATGCCGAATGATCAAGGAGAGAGGATTGCACCCTCTTGGAGGCAGGACCAGGGACGAGAAGAGCTGTAA
- a CDS encoding chromatin remodeling-related protein, putative (Similar to TIGR gene model, INSD accession AAW43745.1), with the protein MSTPKISLRISTPADADSQQQEQQVEATGQGVQTHDVASAPGKEKEREPHYGGEIANISVPVDSGEPSATPRDAAATETPAEETPAPEPERPTPAQLHDLATTYLAAQTHPLIIPSYSSWFSLTTIHPIERRSLPEFFSSRNRSKTPSVYKDYRDFMVNTYRLNPGEYLTVTACRRNLAGDVGAIMRVHAFLEQWGLINYQVDPDTRPAALGPPFTGHFRVTLDTPRGLSNLLHPGVRPGACALSQTNGVTPHPSNLDLRKTIYHSTSRTTKPVSAEDATKLASANGDVPKSKTYVCETCGTDCTTTRYHSLKDGEYTICPSCFVSGRFPSTMYSGDFVRLDEEAFKHASASVGADWSDQETLLLLEGVEMFDDDWQAVADHVGSRSKESCISKFLQLPIEDPYLTQEPAADLGPLRYQAGMNGLPFEGGENPVMSVVAFLASQVGPAVAAAAAQSALGELAKGLKRKRNDGEKEGEKEGKVAKSDVEKKESDEEEEKEKEGEAEPMAVDDATEQPAEPSTAPVENTETEANLSIPSASDLSRAATLALSSAAAKASALASHEDHRISQLVSRLVTVQTRKVELKLSMFERLEELLENEKRSIELARQNLFRDKQTVKKQLAQVEELLKKAKEGDKGVEGEVAGLKKDIETGSTAEAVKEVQGAANEPAVEGDTTLGKL; encoded by the exons ATGTCGACCCCCAAGATATCCCTCCGCATATCCACACCAGCAGACGCAGACAGCCAGCAGCAGGAGCAGCAAGTGGAGGCTACAGGCCAGGGCGTGCAGACTCACGACGTTGCCAGTGCGCCggggaaggaaaaggagcGAGAACCGCATTACGGCGGAGAGATTGCCAACATCAGTGTGCCGGTTGATAGTGGGG AACCGTCGGCCACTCCTCGCGACGCCGCCGCGACAGAGACGCCTGCAGAAGAGACACCAGCACCGGAACCCGAACGGCCAACGCCTGCCCAGCTACACGATCTCGCAACCACCTATCTCGCTGCCCAGACCCACCCTCTCATCATCCCTTCGTATTCATCATGGTTCTCTCTCACCACTATCCACCCGATCGAGCGTCGCTCCTTGCCCGAGTTCTTCTCGTCAAGAAACAGGAGCAAGACCCCGAGCGTGTACAAGGACTATAGAGATTTTATGGTCAACACATACAGGCTAAACCCTGGAGAATACTTGACGGTGACGGCGTGCAGGAGGAACCTGGCCGGTGATGTTGGCGCCATCATGAGGGTGCATGCCTTTTTGGAACAGTGGGGATTGATTAATTACCAG GTCGACCCCGATACTCGGCCAGCGGCACTTGGTCCGCCTTTTACAGGTCACTTCCGGGTCACCCTCGACACTCCTCGTGGCTTGTCCAACCTCTTGCATCCTGGTGTCAGGCCCGGTGCCTGCGCCTTATCCCAAACCAATGGTGTTACTCCTCACCCTTCCAACCTCGACCTCCGCAAAACCATCTATCACTCCACTTCTCGCACTACCAAGCCCGTTTCTGCCGAAGATGCGACAAAACTCGCCAGCGCCAATGGCGACGTACCCAAATCCAAGACTTATGTGTGTGAGACTTGCGGTACCGATTGCACAACGACAAGATATCACTCCCTGAAGGATGGCGAGTACACCATTTGTCCGTCATGTTTTGTTAGTGGGCGGTTCCCCTCCACCATGTACTCTGGCGACTTTGTCCGTCTCGACGAAGAAGCCTTCAAGCACGCTTCAGCTTCTGTCGGCGCCGACTGGTCAGATCAAGAAACATTGTTGCTTCTTGAAGGTGTCGAGATGTTTGATGACGACTGGCAGGCAGTTGCCGACCACGTCGGAAGTCGTTCCAAAGAATCTTGCATTTCTAAATTCCTTCAGTTACCGATCGAAGACCCGTATCTCACCCAGGAACCGGCTGCCGATCTTGGACCGTTGAGATATCAAGCCGGTATGAATGGATTGCCGTTCGAAGGGGGAGAGAACCCAGTGATGAGCGTAGTGGCCTTCTTGGCTAGCCAAGTTGGGCCAGCTGTAGCAGCGGCGGCCGCACAGAGTGCTTTGGGAGAATTGGCTAAGGggttgaagaggaagaggaatgatggagaaaaggaaggagagaaagagggCAAGGTTGCAAAGAGTGatgtggagaagaaggaaagcgatgaggaagaagaaaaggaaaaagaaggcGAGGCTGAACCTATGGCTGTTGACGACGCCACAGAACAACCAGCAGAGCCCTCAACGGCTCCAGTTGAAAACACAGAGACAGAAGCCAACCTCTCCATTCCTTCTGCATCCGATCTTTCTCGCGCCGCCACTCTTGCCCTttcttctgctgctgcaAAAGCATCCGCTCTTGCTTCTCACGAGGATCATCGTATCTCCCAACTTGTCTCCCGTCTCGTCACTGTCCAAACTCGTAAAGTCGAGCTCAAACTATCCATGTTTGAACGTCTTGAAGAATTGCTTGAAAACGAAAAGAGATCGATCGAGTTGGCGAGGCAAAATTTGTTCAGGGATAAGCAAACGGTCAAGAAACAGTTAGCGCAGGTGGAAGAATTGTtgaaaaaggcaaaggagGGAGATAAGGGGGTCGAAGGGGAAGTCGCAGGTTTGAAGAAGGACATTGAGACTGGAAGCACAGCCGAAGCTGTTAAAGAAGTGCAGGGGGCGGCCAATGAACCGGCAGTAGAAGGTGATACAACATTGGGAAAGCTTTAG
- a CDS encoding 6-phosphogluconolactonase, putative (Similar to TIGR gene model, INSD accession AAW43747.1): protein MAYTFGVIRYFGALRKWLPIEPQSSIPIRQLHLFFYHLHLFSTDLPKPPPVFYSFDDTKHLQSSLANFILKAQGDAVAHRGVFTIALSGGSLPNQLRPLVDVEGIHWDKWQVFFSDERIVPLDHPDSNYAACAKAFLDHVPIKREQIHTINTSLFREQTRSDPTAEIKQGEEDEAENEAVDIADDYEKQLVQTFGGANAARYPTFDLILLGMGPDGHTCSLFPGHELLSENNRWVAEIQDSPKPPKRRITFTYPVLNHAFRCAFVASGEGKQEMLSQILDNPEEGLPCSRVRPNSPGLVFWFVDAAASAKVQYPKTEYKWIQAAGEDDPIAMERKKMKSEMDAAVKEGERQ from the exons ATGGCGTACA CCTTCGGCGTTATTCGGTATTTCGGCGCTCTCCGCAAGTGGCTCCCAATAGAGCCA CAGAGCAGCATTCCGATCCGACAACTGCATCTCTTTTTCTATCATCTACATCTTTTCTCCACTGATCTCCCTAAAC CTCCTCCGGTTTTCTACTCGTTCGACGACACCAAGCATCTCCAATCGTCGCTCGCCAACTTTATTCTCAAAGCACAGGGAGACGCCGTCGCCCACCGAGGCGTGTTCACTATCGCCCTTTCCGGTGGATCCCTTCCTAACCAGCTCCGGCCCTTGGTGGACGTTGAGGGGATTCATTGGGACAAGTGGCAAGTTTTCTTTTCGGACGAGCGCATTGTGCCCCTGGATCACCCCGACAGCAACTATGCAGCCTGCGCCAAGGCATTCTTGGACCACGTGCCAATCAAAAGGGAGCAAATCCACACTATCAACACCTCGCTCTTCCGGGAACAGACCCGCTCAGACCCTACTGCCGAGATCAAGCagggagaggaagacgaagCGGAGAATGAGGCCGTTGATATCGCCGATGACTATGAGAAGCAGCTCGTCCAGACTTTTGGCGGAGCCAATGCTGCGCGATACCCTACCTTCGacctcatcctcctcggTATGGGTCCTGATGGCCACACTTGCTCCTTGTTCCCTGGCCATGAGCTTTTGTCCGAGAACAACAGGTGGGTTGCGGAGATTCAGGACAGCCCCAAGCCTCCCAAGAGAAGAATTACCTTTAC CTATCCCGTGTTGAACCACGCTTTCCGATGTGCGTTCGTTGCTTCCGGTGAAGGCAAGCAGGAAATGCTTTCTCAAATTCTTGACAACCCTGAAGAAGGCCTTCCATGCTCTCGCGTTCGCCCCAACTC TCCTGGTCTCGTATTCTGGTTCGTTGACGCTGCCGCTTCCGCCAAGGTCCAGTACCCCAAGACCGAATACAAGTGGATTCAAGCTGCGGGCGAGGATGACCCTATCGCTAtggagagaaagaagatgaagagtGAGATGGATGCCGCCGTCAAGGAAGGCGAGCGGCAGTGA
- a CDS encoding Hypothetical Protein (similar to TIGR gene model, INSD accession AAW43749.1), producing MPTDHAQLPTLPFEVIRRIIHFRLALPQTYPASIASQAQYHPSWDSWTGAKGREVESNMVAERRDVVRTAWGLVRVCKAWKAVVLQYLYASPNITSNLQQLTFSVLKGDAKWSDINLHTFSLPGRHVTTLDLSHIPMEVHRTVVKQSCLALFPLLPNVTHLKLGERETKCIPLEEIGWAAFAKGLKCLEGVWVDEREKMGRKLVGLLNKLPNLEVLGVVGPGIGVEPDEASEKRPLQLSLPKLHTLKMEGVPSGDLLSTLLTATLPSLSRLILTPTPLMPFDQSLAFQTTLGSQIRSLTYLPPRGWPRTDTAIPPDTLDIHPELVHLACLDGDFEGLDVLLRSPASTNHPLRVLTVPKWSPSCSSSDLSASPPVAPSNLFPSHLLTPPPSPPHQSPTDSSLTGPAFLRTLCSTAQSAQTIHPGQTCGLNVKMIVIDGFKWVKPTLGRAAMGAGQSGEMRYWSGVLARKGIQLNDMEGGTAPLAGSHISIGYVTGGRGGRRRSSNSVMGLGMGLGISRRSSTPREWGGCDEDGG from the exons ATGCCCACCGACCACGCCCAGCTACCAACCCTCCCATTCGAGGTCATTCGGCGCATCATACACTTCCGCCTCGCCCTTCCACAGACTTACCCCGCATCAATCGCATCACAAGCGCAGTATCACCCATCATGGGACTCATGGACTGGCGCAAAGGGCAGAGAGGTCGAATCCAACATGGTGGCTGAACGACGAGATGTTGTGAGGACAGCTTGGGGACTTGTAAGGGTCTGTAAAGCTTGGAAG GCGGTGGTGTTGCAATACCTATACGCGTCTCCAAACATTACGAGCAACCTTCAGCAACTGACCTTTTCAGTCCTCAAAGGTGATGCGAAATGGTCAGACATTAATCTCCATACGTTCTCTCTTCCTGGCAGACACGTCACTACTCTCGATCTATCACATATTCCTATGGAGGTGCATAGGACGGTGGTgaaacaatcttgcttGGCTCTGTTCCCACTGTTGCCCAATGTCACGCATCTCAAGCTGGGTGAAAGGGAGACAAAGTGTATACCGCTTGAAGAGATTGGATGGGCAGCGTTTGCAAAAGGATTGAAGTGTTTGGAAGGTGTATGGGTAGATGAGCGAGAAAAAATGGGGCGGAAGCTCGTTGGGCTTTTGAACAAGTTACCGAACCTTGAGGTGCTGGGTGTGGTTGGCCCTGGTATTGGTGTAGAGCCAGATGAAGCCAGCGAAAAGCGACCTTTACAACTATCTCTGCCGAAACTCCATACATTGAAAATGGAGGGTGTCCCCAGTGGCGACCTTCTCTCCACTTTACTCACAGCCACCCTCCCGTCTCTTTCCCGTCTGATCCTCACTCCTACTCCGCTCATGCCATTCGACCAAAGCCTCGCTTTCCAAACTACCCTCGGTTCACAAATCCGTTCACTCACCTATCTGCCACCGCGAGGCTGGCCTCGAACTGATACGGCCATCCCACCCGACACGCTCGACATACACCCCGAGCTCGTTCATCTTGCATGCCTGGATGGCGACTTTGAAGGACTTGACGTTCTCCTTCGCTCGCCTGCATCTACCAACCATCCTCTCAGGGTGTTGACTGTTCCAAAATGGAGTCCCTCCTGCAGTTCATCAGATCTGTCTGCTTCCCCTCCTGTGGCGCCTTCCAACCTTTTCCCGTCACATCTCCTCACTCCACCCCCATCCCCTCCTCATCAATCTCCCACGGACTCTTCCCTTACAGGACCTGCTTTCCTCAGAACATTATGTTCCACCGCTCAAAGCGCTCAAACCATCCATCCTGGTCAAACCTGCGGCCTCAACGTAAAAATGATAGTGATTGACGGATTCAAATGGGTGAAACCCACCCTCGGACGAGCAGCCATGGGTGCAGGCCAATCAGGGGAAATGAGGTATTGGTCAGGTGTGTTGGCCAGGAAGGGAATACAACTGAATGATATGGAGGGTGGAACGGCTCCGCTGGCGGGGAGTCATATTTCCATAGGGTATGTTACAGGGGGCAGGGgcgggaggaggaggagtaGTAATTCGGTGATGGGTTTAGGCATGGGGTTGGGTATTAGTCGTAGGTCTAGTACGCCCAGAGAATGGGGTGGGTgtgatgaagatggagggTGA
- a CDS encoding iron ion transport-related protein, putative (Similar to TIGR gene model, INSD accession AAW43751.1) has translation MALPTLRNTFASSSRITLHHVPFPSRSLTYLRYGSSLAQPSSSQSYTPTPAYSGPVASSSSSKTKGGVKDMHAAPNPAPPAPAKNEVTGEKKEPRRRVPLKGQRNAITMTPTAISHLRELLASPTEPRLLRISVKSRGCAGMAYHLDYVPPPGGKFDEVVEQDGVRVLIDSKALFSIIGSRMDWRDNRLSAGFVFDNPNVVDTCGCGESFNIRF, from the exons ATGGCTCTTCCAACACTCCGCAACACGTTTGCCTCGTCTTCACGCATAACTCTCCACCACGTCCCTTTCCCATCACGCTCACTCACGTATCTTCGCTACGGCTCTTCCCTCGCCCAACCCTCATCCTCCCAATCCTACACCCCTACACCTGCTTATTCTGGCCCCGTtgcctcctcttcatcaaGTAAGACCAAGGGTGGCGTCAAAGACATGCACGCCGCACCCAATCCTGCGCCTCCTGCGCCCGCCAAGAATGAAGTGAcaggagaaaagaaggaacCCAGGAGGAGGGTACCATTGAAGGGCCAGAGGAATGCGATCACTATG ACCCCCACAGCCATTTCTCACCTTCGTGAACTGCTCGCTTCACCCACGGAACCCCGTCTTTTGCGAATCTCCGTAAAGTCTCGTGGCTGTGCCGGTATGGCTTACCACCTTGACTACGTGCCACCACCAGGCGGCAAATTTGACGAGGTTGTCGAGCAAGATGGTGTCCGGGTATTGATTGATAGCAAGGCGTTGTTCAGTATCATTGGAAGCAGGATGGACTGGAGAGATAACCGGTTGAGTGCCGGATTTGTCTTTGACAA CCCCAATGTTGTTGACACCTGCGGTTGCGGCGAATCAT TCAACATTCGTTTTTAA